The Mytilus galloprovincialis chromosome 7, xbMytGall1.hap1.1, whole genome shotgun sequence genome has a window encoding:
- the LOC143082178 gene encoding uncharacterized protein LOC143082178 isoform X1 yields the protein MPELPDNEQRPKSRNGSASKRTELNNSLNNQLNTTRKRIGSATYYDIASTLLGQGRTADLEEIFLSAARDGDYEKIENFLQRRSDCLVSVDVKDKRTGNTPLIWASKRGHTKIVQLLLKHGADVTLRNYENQTAVDVASSAIKLVLLDSVERTTESWHHLLLQAAWQGNVKVVRKLLNENKVRDINCCNSEGLTPLLLATRDMVMLEKFCTQLNKPYHPAEVVAELLRYRCDIHAIDGDGKTCLHYASQSKAIISPMVVQTIITAGPDIELQDKRLFAPIHCASQTGNVDTIETLLQGGSSVNSRGFAGTTPLHITAYNDHEKAASCLLSHGAQVMLTDDRGLTSLDLARGKKMKATLKEAWIEATRGKPVVDLAPIRAPSREEVRASVEKFDSKRKGEVIFDGYPSNPFANMQSTPHRGQPVSRHLSLKEKASRAEALMNKDIESGRFSPSPYAKEGPRRLGVVRGRKPSPLPRVNSKERHPSVSPDRLSNGGRESPAFNRNGRFRKSFDEGRLSRNRNNSNKLLTHPSPGSRFNKDSGVNTPTEDLDNCLQNSRLTPVSPSPSLSKKKHKRSGSDTATSMKVGHVAASCDPIMAQKGRVSHPLSRSDDFTSSPYLIRVKPAQTREDNKHKSNTHAVVLDLERMGLVNKCQTPVQGAPVCPTSSKVLPPTPTCTNENSCLESKTINRDDTDSSKETSPRSDEDHPNLGGEIKQAFSSTLTLLRAKTKYKEDFVLEDSRPKDLKELLILQSSGSEESNYGSISSRSSDSSKENNGQPYKKVNNLKPVPQKQQDLKKNIRSFPKDGKKFQLRPNNNRVTESTSKKNLDVLKTRYDTPPVGQAVNSDKVIVHSNNLLNSEINSARKETTGNSNSQNQEKSQGQSSASVSKESKTSVKQSSQSKSAQGHVDFQGQRQRTVQSLRTSNSGRLENDEDKSAIKSNTISTTVSSNAIVKLGSKPGSSKPMQVVSNKLISNVRDEVKRQKSAGQNEQDPGAERKNSAKNSSLTNSIKQMINVAKSVVVPNSGKSKQKNSSVSKSVDSGPLVTTENKQTPAIPSEFLRTGSGSAKIVYTDITNNSVSMTTDEGSKNNSNTKNSVKDKVTQNTSNTSTLSGNKVTNTKPENNPPKRPPPPAVGKINGANSSKNISHSNTAVSKSVTKVSSPATSRKNSPSQQNNLSAKISSSPLIIKSASMSTIQESHNDKLGNLKSQSNSNVTKSGSDSNIKAKIEEEEPANLKYKPASAGKPPLVEILPSDTPRSKRTQGVFINPLEPVATPIIVNPFEQFDKPTAVSATEYGFVVQKPGIERSKTQTSIRSRGKSARKAGKDGKPGSATSSRTGGKRKVLKNKEGKNSDDGNNRPKSGKTKRRIKSGKRRKKSATDTVLTKQSEQSDIALISGIGWHVATSCYDKSDVAAVQRIGSDSSESSDSDDLDMPTPRHYRPLHIETSNLAELSAHSPRFLEVKQRQQQRNENIPVLDNDGYPPMNLDVTQNSLPSAFDIENFLKNLNQEAGSEMNFDQAIKSLAVIPQDVNYDLDYANSPEVDEQTAALHRQILLGKLTPIPESPSIKSTHVLKTAEAIKNFDHKVKEEALNQLLGLNSDRNNNKSLENGVNNVCNVRNSAENMVRNSATDIALGNTLNSSPKQTNSHPPSGKNSGSRRIERTPSSEKRGHNPASRSSSNTSVKDKNNSALRLNSRNESGNSKGRLSRQSSSDLRRSSEAINESEKRKSREAINDVGKSSEVKIMNEEFINERESSEECLLDAKGNISSRRERKFSESKSDQPEDENNIDTVIEEILNNNTYRSTSSIRSTGSFRMSNRTDTITPADRQLLLRMTAEADNSPFHAGRLAESFTPRGNRMFDQDEKNRLAESFTPRANKGENNLRKPMLSGSSSQPHLNQSVDLETKETMKKILNSFKKMEMYVGDNKRETRKDVKKPEISASVPTSAVRVSVRPGTPSKVKSAGKFTEIKKEKMTPRAEEGRVAKSSTRLEDSRVVKSSSHNLKSGSHKQKSFIRQSVEPSIQVELPVIPIAGGDFEEEDLLIPDNETIVSHLSSSDSRSGSACTVFSQTEETIQWKKGNVLGKGAFGTVWCGLTNEGQLIAVKQIELNTMDNDKAKREYEKVQEEVELLKTLNHKNIVGYLGTSLEENIVAIFMQFVPGGSIASILARFGALDEAVFRKYTKQILEGVEYLHSNDVIHRDIKGGNVMLMPNGIIKLIDFGCAKRLCINLSMGQSQILKSMKGTPYWMAPEVVNETGHGKKSDIWSVGCTVFEMATRKPPWSDMNPMAAIFAIGCDRPVPELPERFTLEARDFVNSCLTRDQSKRLSATQLLHHEFLIRRRHSNKK from the exons AATGAAAACAAAGTACGTGACATAAATTGCTGTAATTCTGAAGGTCTGACACCTTTACTATTGGCAACGAGGGACATGGTGATGTTAGAAAAGTTTTGTACACAGTTAAACAAACCCTACCATCCAGCAGAAGTGGTTGCAGAACTCCTCAGATATCGATG TGATATCCATGCTATAGATGGAGATGGGAAAACTTGTTTACATTACGCATCTCAATCTAAAGCTATCATTTCACCTATGGTGGTGCAAACAATAATAACAGCAGGACCAGATATAG aattGCAAGATAAAAGATTGTTTGCTCCTATACACTGTGCCTCCCAAACGGGCAATGTCGATACAATAGAGACATTACTACAAGGTGGATCTAGTGTCAACAGTCGGGGGTTTGCTGGTACCACCCCTCTACATATAACA GCTTACAATGATCATGAGAAAGCAGCTTCCTGTCTACTAAGTCATGGTGCTCAGGTAATGTTGACTGATGATCGGGGTCTGACATCATTAGATCTGGCCAGAGGGAAGAAAATGAAAGCTACACTGAAGGAGGCATGGATTGAGGCTACTAGGGGAAAACCTGTTGTAGATCTTGCCCCCATTAGAGCCCCAAGCAGAGAAGAGGTCAGAGCATCTGTAGAAAAGTTTGATTCCAAGAGAAAAGGAGAAGTTATTTTTGAT GGTTATCCCTCCAATCCATTTGCAAACATGCAGAGCACACCTCATC GTGGTCAACCTGTATCAAGACATTTAAGTTTGAAGGAGAAAGCCAGTCGAGCCGAGGCTTTGATGAATAAAGATATAGAATCTGGACGATTCAGTCCATCCCCATATGCCAA AGAAGGACCACGTCGTCTTGGTGTTGTCAGAGGACGTAAACCATCACCTTTACCTCGAGTTAACAGCAAAGAGCGACACCCATCAGTTAGTCCCGACAGGCTCAGCAATGGTGGGAGAGAGTCACCAGCATTTAACAGAAATGGCCGATTTAGAAAATCATTTGATGAGGGCAGACTCAGTCGAAACAGAAATAATAGTAATAAATTAT TAACCCACCCATCACCTGGTTCCCGGTTCAACAAAGACAGTGGTGTAAATACTCCAACAGAAGACTTGGATAACTGTCTACAGAATTCTAG ATTAACCCCTGTATCACCATCTCCAAGTTTGtcaaagaaaaaacacaaaagatccGGATCAGACACTGCAACCTCTATGAAGGTCGGCCATGTAGCTGCATCATGTGATCCTATCATGGCTCAGAAAG GACGTGTGTCACATCCATTGAGTCGTAGTGATGACTTCACATCATCTCCGTATTTAATACGAGTAAAACCTGCACAAACAAGAGAAGATAACAAACATAAATCTAACACACACGCTGTTGTTCTGGATTTGG AGAGAATGGGTTTAGTAAACAAATGCCAAACACCAGTCCAGGGAGCACCAGTGTGTCCTACATCGTCTAAAGTGCTGCCCCCTACACCTACATGTACAAATGAGAACAGTTGTCTAGAGTCTAAGACTATCAACAGAGATGATACTGATTCATCAAAG GAAACTTCTCCTCGTTCTGATGAAGACCACCCTAATTTAGGAGGAGAAATTAAACAAGCATTTAGTAGTACCCTTACTTTACTGAGGGCTAAAACAAAGTACAAGGAAGACTTTGTTTTGGAAGATAGTCGACCCAAAGATCTAAAAGAACTGTTGATCTTGCAGTCCTCTGGAAGTGAGGAATCTAACTATGGATCCATTTCTAGTCGCAGTAGTGACTCTTCaaaagagaataatggacaaccatataaaaaagtcaataatttAAAACCTGTTCCTCAAAAACAgcaagatttaaagaaaaatataagaagtTTTCCGAAAGACGGTAAAAAGTTTCAACTTCGACCCAATAATAACAGAGTAACGGAAAGTACATCAAAGAAGAATTTAGATGTTTTAAAGACAAGATATGATACGCCACCTGTTGGACAAGCTGTAAATAGTGATAAAGTAATAGTACATTCAAACAATTTGTTAAACAGTGAAATAAATTCAGCAAGGAAAGAAACTACGGGAAATAGTAATTCACAAAATCAGGAGAAATCTCAGGGTCAGAGTTCAGCAAGTGTTTCAAAAGAAAGTAAAACTAGTGTTAAACAATCAAGTCAGTCTAAAAGTGCACAAGGTCATGTAGACTTTCAAGGTCAGAGACAAAGAACTGTGCAAAGTTTGAGAACATCTAATTCTGGTAGATTAGAAAATGATGAAGATAAATCTGCCATCAAAAGTAATACTATATCTACAACAGTTTCTTCAAACGCCATTGTTAAACTTGGTTCAAAGCCAGGTAGCTCCAAACCAATGCAAGTGGTTTCTAATAAACTTATATCTAATGTTCGTGATGAAGTTAAGAGACAAAAATCTGCTGGGCAAAATGAACAGGATCCTGGTGCTGAAAGAAAGAACTCTGCCAAAAATTCATCTTTAACAAATAgtataaaacaaatgataaatgtTGCTAAAAGTGTTGTTGTGCCAAATTCTGGAAAATCTAAACAGAAAAACTCATCAGTGAGTAAATCCGTTGATTCAGGTCCATTAGTGACAACAGAGAATAAGCAAACGCCTGCGATCCCGTCAGAGTTTTTACGTACAGGGTCAGGGTCGGCAAAGATTGTGTACACAGATATTACCAATAATTCTGTTTCTATGACTACGGATGAAGGTAGTAAAAACAACTCAAATACTAAAAATAGTGTTAAAGACAAAGTTACTCAAAATACATCAAACACATCAACTCTGTCTGGAAATAAAGTAACAAATACTAAACCAGAAAATAACCCGCCAAAACGTCCTCCCCCTCCGGCTGTTGGAAAGATAAATGGTGCTAACTCATCCAAGAATATATCTCATTCTAATACTGCTGTCTCCAAATCTGTCACAAAAGTGTCTTCACCAGCCACAAGCAGAAAGAACTCGCcatcacaacaaaacaatttatctGCCAAAATCTCATCTTCACCTCTGATCATTAAATCAGCATCAATGTCTACCATTCAGGAATCACACAATGACAAATTGGGAAATCTCAAATCTCAATCAAATTCTAATGTTACGAAATCAGGAAGTGACTCAAATATAAAAGCTAAAATTGAAGAGGAAGAACCTgctaatttaaaatataaacctGCTAGTGCTGGCAAACCACCATTAGTAGAAATATTACCGTCTGATACTCCAAGGTCAAAAAGGACTCAAGGTGTTTTCATAAATCCATTAGAGCCCGTAGCTACACCTATTATTGTTAATCCTTTTGAACAGTTTGATAAGCCGACAGCTGTTTCTGCCACAGAGTATGGATTTGTTGTACAAAAGCCAGGTATAGAGAGATCTAAAACACAGACTTCAATTAGAAGTAGAGGGAAGAGTGCAAGGAAGGCAGGGAAAGATGGAAAACCTGGCTCAGCTACATCCAGTCGAACTGGAGGCAAAcgaaaagttttgaaaaataaagaaggtAAAAATTCTGATGATGGAAATAATCGACCAAAAAGTggaaaaacaaaaagaagaattAAATCTGGAAAAAGGAGGAAAAAATCTGCAACTGATACTGTACTTACAAAACAGTCGGAACAATCTGATATTGCTTTGATTTCTGGGATAGGTTGGCATGTAGCCACTTCCTGTTATGATAAATCTGATGTTGCTGCTGTACAAAGAATTGGGTCAGATTCATCAGAGTCATCAGACAGCGATGACCTTGACATGCCAACACCACGACATTATCGTCCATTACATATCGAAACTTCAAACCTTGCTGAATTGTCTGCACATTCTCCTAGGTTCCTTGAAGTTAAACAACGACAGCAACAGAGAAACGAAAATATTCCAGTATTAGATAATGACGGCTACCCACCAATGAACCTGGATGTAACACAGAATTCATTGCCATCAGCATTTGATATAGAAAATTTCTTGAAAAACTTGAATCAAGAAGCTGGCTCAGAAATGAATTTTGATCAAGCAATTAAAAGTTTGGCAGTTATACCTCAGGATGTAAATTATGATCTAGATTACGCCAATTCGCCTGAAGTTGACGAGCAGACAGCTGCATTGCATAGACAAATCTTACTGGGAAAATTAACTCCTATTCCAGAATCTCCGTCGATAAAATCCACTCATGTTCTTAAAACTGCAGAGGCTATAAAAAATTTTGATCATAAAGTGAAAGAAGAAGCACTTAATCAGTTACTAGGACTTAATTCAGACAGAAATAACAATAAGAGTTTAGAGAATGGGGTAAATAATGTTTGCAATGTGAGAAATAGTGCAGAGAATATGGTAAGAAACAGTGCAACTGATATTGCATTAGGGAATACCCTAAATTCAAGTCCTAAACAAACAAATTCTCACCCTCCTTCTGGTAAAAATAGTGGGAGTAGACGCATTGAAAGAACTCCATCATCTGAGAAAAGGGGACACAATCCTGCAAGTCGGAGTTCTAGTAATACTTCagtgaaagacaaaaataatagTGCGTTAAGGTTAAATTCTAGAAATGAGTCTGGAAACTCGAAAGGTAGACTGTCACGTCAAAGTTCTAGTGACCTTAGAAGGTCAAGTGAAGCCATCAATGAATCTGAGAAAAGAAAATCAAGGGAGGCAATCAATGATGTAGGGAAAAGTAGTGAAGTCAAAATAATGAATGAAGAATTTATTAATGAGAGAGAGTCATCTGAAGAATGTCTGCTAGATGCAAAGGGAAACATTAGTTCTAGGAGAGAAAGAAAGTTTTCTGAAAGTAAAAGTGACCAACCTGAAGATGAAAATAATATTGACACAGTTATTGAAGAAATTTTGAATAACAATACCTACAGGTCAACATCGTCTATCAGATCTACTGGATCATTTAGAATGTCTAATCGTACGGACACAATTACTCCAGCTGATCGTCAGTTGTTATTGAGAATGACAGCTGAGGCAGATAACTCACCATTTCATGCAGGTAGACTTGCTGAGTCTTTTACGCCTAGAGGAAATCGAATGTTTGACCAAGATGAGAAAAATAGACTTGCCGAGTCATTTACCCCTAGAGCAAATAAAGGTGAAAATAATCTTAGGAAACCCATGTTATCTGGTAGTAGTAGTCAACCTCATCTAAATCAGAGTGTTGATTTAGAAACTaaagaaacaatgaaaaaaattctTAATAGTTTTAAAAAGATGGAAATGTATGTTGGTGATAACAAACGAGAGACCAGGAAAGATGTGAAAAAACCTGAGATTAGTGCATCTGTACCCACATCTGCTGTTAGGGTATCAGTTCGACCAGGAACCCCATCTAAAGTGAAATCAGCTGGTAAATTCACTGAGATTAAGAAGGAAAAGATGACCCCACGAGCTGAGGAAGGGAGAGTTGCTAAGAGCTCGACAAGATTGGAGGATAGCAGGGTTGTAAAGAGTAGTTCTCATAATCTAAAGAGTGGTTCACATAAG CAGAAATCTTTCATCCGGCAGTCAGTAGAACCTAGTATACAGGTAGAATTACCTGTGATACCTATTGCTGGAGGGGACTTTGAAGAGGAAGACCTACTGATACCTGATAATGAG ACAATTGTCAGCCATTTATCAAGTTCTGACAGTAGATCTGGCAGTGCTTGTACAGTGTTCTCCCAGACAGAGGAAACAATACAGTGGAAAAAAGGCAATGTTCTAGGCAAAGGGGCATTTGGAACG gtATGGTGTGGATTGACCAATGAGGGACAGTTGATAGCTGTGAAACAGATAGAATTGAATACAATGGACAATGACAAGGCAAAGAGAGAATATGAAAAGGTTCAAGAAGAGGTGGAACTTCTCAAAACACTTAATCATAAAAATATTGTAGG aTACCTTGGAACTAGCCTAGAAGAAAACATTGTCGCTATATTCATGCAGTTTGTTCCTGGAGGTTCTATAGCCAGTATATTGGCCAGATTTGGTGCTTTAGACGAAGCTGTGTTCAGAAAATATACCAAACAGATTCTAGAGGGCGTAGAATACCTCCATTCTAATGATGTCATTCATAG AGATATAAAGGGAGGAAACGTGATGTTGATGCCAAATGGGATTATAAAATTGATAGACTTTGGGTGTGCCAAACGTTTGTGTATAAATCTAAGTATGGGACAGTCACAAATACTCAAGTCCATGAAGGGTACACCGTACTGGATGGCTCCAGAGGTGGTCAATGAAACTGGACATGGGAAGAAATCAGATATATG gagTGTTGGTTGTACTGTATTTGAAATGGCAACAAGGAAACCTCCATG GTCTGATATGAACCCTATGGCAGCCATTTTTGCCATTGGTTGTGACAGACCTGTGCCAGAGTTGCCAGAAAGGTTCACACTAGAGGCCAGAGATTTTGTCAACAGTTGTCTTACCAG GGACCAAAGTAAGAGATTATCAGCTACTCAATTATTGCATCATGAATTTCTTATACGAAGGAGACACTCAAATAAGAAATAA